A window from Embleya scabrispora encodes these proteins:
- a CDS encoding ankyrin repeat domain-containing protein: MNNRERKRLSTLLVAAAGLGRLAAATAALRAGADPERADRHGTTPLYAASVHGAADVVTLLLRAGAAPDTESGHGTEGTPLCAAACWGHTETVRELLAHGADPRLREDHGTGHTPLHWAEAGSHADTAAVLRTAIARADHSATGR; encoded by the coding sequence CGACACTGCTGGTGGCCGCCGCCGGACTGGGCCGGCTCGCGGCGGCGACCGCCGCGTTGCGGGCGGGCGCCGATCCGGAGCGGGCCGACCGGCACGGCACCACGCCCCTGTACGCCGCCTCGGTGCACGGCGCCGCGGACGTGGTGACGCTCCTGCTCCGGGCCGGCGCCGCGCCCGACACCGAGAGCGGACACGGCACCGAGGGCACCCCGCTGTGCGCGGCGGCCTGCTGGGGGCACACCGAGACCGTCCGGGAACTGCTCGCCCACGGCGCGGATCCCCGCCTGCGCGAGGACCACGGCACCGGACACACCCCGCTGCATTGGGCCGAGGCCGGCTCCCACGCGGACACGGCGGCGGTGTTGCGGACGGCGATCGCCCGGGCGGATCACAGCGCGACGGGGCGGTAG